A window of Sedimentibacter sp. MB31-C6 genomic DNA:
CTATATAAACAACTATGTCTGCATCTGCCCATTTTGCCAACTGATGCTGAACAACTGTTTTACCGCTACCGAAAGGTCCTGGTACAGCAGCAACACCACCTTTAGAAATAGGAAACAAAGTATCAATAACTCTTTGTCCTGTTACTAGAGGCATATCAGGGACTAATTTTTCCTTATATGGTCTACCTTTTCTAACAGGCCATTTTTGCATTAATGAAACATTTACAATTTCACCATTATCTTTTTTAACAACACACACAGTTTCTTCAACTGTAAAATTACCACTATTTATTTTTTCAATAATTCCACTTACACCATAAGGAATCATAATTTTCTGCTGTACAACCATTGTTTCTTGAACTGTACCTATTATATCTCCAGCTTCAACTTTATCTCCTACTTTTGTAGTAGGTACAAATTCCCATTTTTTATTTCTATCTAATGAAGGAACACTTATACCCCTTGTGATATTAGGTCCAGCAATCTTTTTAATTTCTTCTAAGGGACGCTGTATCCCATCATAAATCGTTTCAATTAGACCAGGTCCAAGTTCTACGGACAACTGAGCTCCAGTTGTTTCAACGGGTGCTCCAGGTGCCAATCCTGCTGTTTCTTCATATACCTGTATGGATGCCATATCACCACGCATCTCTATTATTTCGCCTATCAAACCCTGCTCACTTACACGTACTACGTCAAACATATCTGCTTCTTGCATACCTTCTGCAATAACAAGTGGACCTGATATTTTTACAACCCTACCTTGGCTCATTTAAATAATCACCTGCTTTCATTTTTATAACACTCTTTTGTCATTATTAATCATTGTTAAACAATATGTCAGCACCAACTGCTTTTTCTACTGCTTTTTTAATATTTGCTTCTCCTATACCCAGCTTCTCTTTCATACTTGGTATAGGTATAATTGCTGGCAGACGCAATTCATCATACTCATGTATAGTATCATCAATTTCACTATAAAAACTTTCAGTTATATAAATTATAGCATAATCTTCTTTTGCTATTTTATTTAATGTATGTTTTGCTTCTTCCTTAGTTGAACAATAAAATACATCTAACCCAACTGCTTGAAAACCAATGATACTTTGTTTATCACCAATAACACCAATTTTATACATAAGTCTCTCTCAACCTCTCTTTTATAAGTTCTGAAGAGATACCTGCAATTTTGCCTGCCAAAATAATCCTTGCAATTTTTATCTCATTATCTTTTGCTATCAAATAACCTACAAGCGGTTCTATTCCATATGAAATATATTTTGCAGATTTAACATGATTAAGAAGTTTATTGTCAAATATTTTTTCCAATGCTGTAAACTTACCTGTTTCTTCTAATGATTCTGTACCTTCAATGAATTCATCTCTCAAATCAAATGCAAAAAGCTCGTCAGCAAATTTTTCAAATGTTTCATCATAATTTTTTATAAATATTTGTTCTGATATTTTTCCGCCTTTAATATAAACCTTTGAAAAGAAATCCCAAGACTTATTCATTTTTCTAAGCCTTACATAAGTCTTTAAATTAATTGTATCAATTTGTAGCCTTATATAATCTTCTATAAATTTACTATTTAAACTTTTAGCACTATTTAACATTTCCTCATAACAATATTTGTCAAAGATTATATCTATAACCTGAGGGTCTTTATTCTTAGGAAATACTTCTATTATTTCCTTTAAGGCTAAAGCCATATTTTCTGTTAACCCAGAAAAATCTCTTTCCTTTACAGCATAATTAAGTTTTTTAATATCTATTGACCCAGTATTTACTAATAAATCGGAAGAATCAATACCTAGATATTCTGATTTCATAATAACTTTTAAATTATGATAATCATATGTATATAAGAACATATTAAAATTATCTAATTCTGGTGCTATAGACATTATGAAATCATAAGTCTTTTTATGCTCTTGAGTTAAAAGTTTTTCATAATCATTAACAGAAATTTGTTCATTGACATCCCCATAATTACTATCATATAAAACCTTTAATGCATCCTCAGTTGTCTTTGCATCTATCATTTTTTCTACCTTTTCATGTGTCAACATGTATTTTTCTATACTTCTGACCCTTGCAGTAGAAAACAAATAATCTGTATCTTTTATCTTTGCCAAAGCCATTCCTCCTTTCAGGCAGGAAAATTATTTAAAAAGAGTACTTGCAACTTCATATGTAAGTTCATCCTTAATTGAGTCTAATAGTGTTTCAAAAGTACTATTAATTTCTATAGATCCATTTTTAAGAATAAAGCCTCCACTTGCATGAATTGTTTTTTTACTTAATGATAGCTTTTCATCTTTCAATTTTTCATTTGCTTTTTTTACAAGTTCTTCTCCTATTTTTTCCCTATCATTCTCATTTAAAATTATAACACCTTCGCAATTTGGAATTTTCACAATTTCCTCTGAAAGAAAATCAATATATTTTTCCTCTGGCATTTCTTTTAGCTTTAAAAGTGCTTTTTCAAAACTTTTCTTTATGGCATCTTGCTTAGCACTTAATTTCATTTTTCTTGATTGAAGTTCTGCAGCAGATACTTTTCTATTTTTAAGAATTTCCGCTTCGTTTTTCGTTCTCTCTGCATATTCTTTTGTAATTGTTTCTGCCTGTAATTTAGCTTCATTAATAATTTCTAAACTGCGTTCTTCAGCATTTTTTATTGAAATATCCGCAGCACTTTTTGCTTCATTTAAAATATTCAGAGTTATATTTTCAATGCTCATTATTTCACATCCTTATATTGAATTTTAATATTAATAATAATTTAAATTGCAACTCCGTTTATCATAAGGAAAGAAATAAGAAGAGCTAAAACGGCATAAGTTTCAACCATAGCTGCAAAAACCATAGCCTTTGCTATTTCTTCAGGTCTCTTTGAAATAAGCATAATTCCTGATGCTGCAACTTTACCTTGATGTATAGCTGAAATAATACCAACTATCCCCATAGGAAGAGCTGCCGATAAAATAAATCCACCTTGAGCAGCAGATAATTCAGCCATGCCTCCACCAAGCATGCCTATTTTGTTTAAAATAATAAATGCTATAAGAAGTCCGTATATACCTTGTGTACCAGGTAATGCTTGCATAATTAACGCGGATCCAAATTTTTTAGGATCTTCTGCCATAACTCCAGCCGCTGCTTGACCTGCTATTCCTACTCCAATTGCACTTCCGATACCCGCTAGAGCTGCTACAGCAGCTCCTAATACTGCCAAAAAATTACCATTAGTTAAAACATTCATTTAAATTTCCTCCTTAATAATTTTAATATATTTAGTTTTTTTCATCAGTGGATTAAATGAATCTCCTCCACCTTCGTAGAATTTCCCAAAAAATTCAACATACTGCAACCTTGCTGAATGCACAAATGCTCCAAGTCCATTAATCGCAAAATTAAATGTATGCCCTACTAGCATTACAATCGTAAATAATATAAAACCAATGAAGCCATCTCCACCCATAGATCCAAGAAGACTAAGAACAGATGAAACAACACCAGTAGCCAATCCTAATGCTAACAATCTTGAATAGGAAAGTATATCACTTAAATAACTTGTTATATTATATAAACTCATTACACCACTCATAAGTTTGCTTAATATATTTTCCTTATCTCTACCTTGTGTCAATATGAGACCAATTGCAAATATTATAGTCATCCACATTCCGATTTGATTAGACCCTGGTATTACAGTATTTCCAAATAGCCACAATGCAATCCCTATAATAAAACCATACCAAAACCCTATATCAAATAATGCGTCTAATGGTTTTCCATCTCTAATCAACATAAATGCCTGAGCACCCATACCGACAAACAAATGGATTACTCCAAACAAAAATGAGAAAATTAGAAGAGTCATCGGTTGTTC
This region includes:
- a CDS encoding V-type ATP synthase subunit E, which produces MSIENITLNILNEAKSAADISIKNAEERSLEIINEAKLQAETITKEYAERTKNEAEILKNRKVSAAELQSRKMKLSAKQDAIKKSFEKALLKLKEMPEEKYIDFLSEEIVKIPNCEGVIILNENDREKIGEELVKKANEKLKDEKLSLSKKTIHASGGFILKNGSIEINSTFETLLDSIKDELTYEVASTLFK
- a CDS encoding V-type ATP synthase subunit K; amino-acid sequence: MNVLTNGNFLAVLGAAVAALAGIGSAIGVGIAGQAAAGVMAEDPKKFGSALIMQALPGTQGIYGLLIAFIILNKIGMLGGGMAELSAAQGGFILSAALPMGIVGIISAIHQGKVAASGIMLISKRPEEIAKAMVFAAMVETYAVLALLISFLMINGVAI
- a CDS encoding V-type ATP synthase subunit C; protein product: MAKIKDTDYLFSTARVRSIEKYMLTHEKVEKMIDAKTTEDALKVLYDSNYGDVNEQISVNDYEKLLTQEHKKTYDFIMSIAPELDNFNMFLYTYDYHNLKVIMKSEYLGIDSSDLLVNTGSIDIKKLNYAVKERDFSGLTENMALALKEIIEVFPKNKDPQVIDIIFDKYCYEEMLNSAKSLNSKFIEDYIRLQIDTINLKTYVRLRKMNKSWDFFSKVYIKGGKISEQIFIKNYDETFEKFADELFAFDLRDEFIEGTESLEETGKFTALEKIFDNKLLNHVKSAKYISYGIEPLVGYLIAKDNEIKIARIILAGKIAGISSELIKERLRETYV
- a CDS encoding V-type ATP synthase subunit F, which encodes MYKIGVIGDKQSIIGFQAVGLDVFYCSTKEEAKHTLNKIAKEDYAIIYITESFYSEIDDTIHEYDELRLPAIIPIPSMKEKLGIGEANIKKAVEKAVGADILFNND